The following are encoded together in the Tepidiforma bonchosmolovskayae genome:
- the murB gene encoding UDP-N-acetylmuramate dehydrogenase, which translates to MSAIERLAAEVARLGELRTAEPLARHTTFGVGGPADLFLTVRSADALAAASAAAADADVPVFILGSGSNILVADAGIRGLVIDNRARAEFLDGTTVRIESGASFAAFARRMCRRGLDGLPWAVGIPGTLGGAVVYNAGAYGGCLADVLRRVRVQLPGGRAEWVDAADLHLVYRGSRFTRGELRGRAVLECELELAPGDPAELLRRAAAYDARRLAAQPRGRSAGSTFKNPPEAPAWKLIDAVGMRGMRRGDAAISEKHANFFVNEGNATAADLRWLIEEARRRVFETFGITLEPEVEFVGAWT; encoded by the coding sequence ATGAGCGCCATCGAACGGCTCGCCGCCGAGGTCGCCCGGCTCGGGGAGCTCCGCACAGCCGAGCCCCTCGCCCGCCACACCACCTTCGGCGTCGGCGGCCCGGCCGACCTCTTCCTCACCGTCCGCTCGGCCGATGCCCTCGCCGCGGCCTCCGCTGCCGCCGCTGATGCCGATGTGCCGGTCTTCATCCTCGGCTCCGGCAGCAACATCCTCGTCGCCGACGCCGGCATCCGCGGCCTCGTCATCGATAACCGCGCCCGCGCCGAGTTCCTCGATGGCACCACCGTCCGCATCGAAAGCGGGGCCAGCTTTGCCGCCTTTGCCCGCCGGATGTGCCGCCGCGGCCTTGATGGCCTCCCCTGGGCCGTCGGCATCCCCGGGACGCTCGGCGGAGCGGTCGTCTACAACGCCGGCGCCTACGGCGGCTGCCTCGCCGATGTCCTCCGCCGCGTCCGCGTCCAGCTTCCCGGCGGCCGCGCCGAGTGGGTCGATGCCGCCGACCTCCACCTTGTCTACCGGGGCAGCCGCTTCACTCGCGGCGAACTCCGGGGCCGCGCCGTGCTCGAATGCGAACTCGAACTCGCCCCCGGCGACCCGGCCGAACTCCTTCGCCGCGCCGCCGCCTACGACGCCAGGCGGCTGGCAGCCCAGCCCCGCGGCCGCAGCGCCGGCTCCACCTTCAAAAACCCGCCCGAGGCCCCGGCCTGGAAGCTGATCGACGCGGTCGGGATGCGGGGGATGCGCCGCGGAGACGCCGCCATCTCCGAAAAGCACGCCAATTTCTTCGTCAACGAGGGCAATGCAACCGCCGCCGACCTCCGCTGGCTCATCGAAGAGGCCCGCCGGCGCGTCTTCGAGACCTTCGGCATCACCCTCGAACCCGAAGTCGAGTTCGTGGGGGCGTGGACATGA
- the murC gene encoding UDP-N-acetylmuramate--L-alanine ligase, translating into MTAPGLRGPVHLVGIGGIHMSAIAILLLERGIPVTGSDLRRSHLTDDLERRGARVFEGHAAGNLPPGTALVVATAAAKPDNPELVEAHRRGIPVFLRAEMVARLLEGKRLVAVAGSHGKTTTSSLIAFILARAGRQPMYLLGGECPDLGGHAAWGAGDIAVVEADEYRRAFLEYTPDIAVVTTVEPDHLDDFGTPEAYVEAFLAFGRRVRPGGLLLACADDPGARLVSDVLGDEPLRHETYGTEGTRYWRAAAIELGPAGGRFTLERGGRPIGTFEVRVPGIHFVRNATAAAAVALHLGVPFDAVREAVAAFRGARRRFEPVGEASGITVMDDYAHHPTEVRALIATARAAFPGRRLIGIYQPHTYSRIAYLWDEWLTCFAGLDALVVVETYAARESPEAGRSAADLAAAIAEPPARYAADFDAAVRLALETARPGDVVFTIGAGDVNEVGPRLLEALQ; encoded by the coding sequence GTGACCGCCCCCGGCCTCCGCGGCCCGGTCCACCTCGTCGGCATCGGCGGCATCCACATGTCCGCCATCGCCATCCTGCTGCTCGAACGCGGCATCCCGGTCACCGGCAGCGACCTCCGCCGGTCGCACCTCACGGACGACCTCGAGCGTCGCGGCGCCCGTGTATTCGAAGGCCACGCCGCCGGCAACCTGCCTCCTGGTACCGCCCTGGTCGTCGCCACGGCCGCCGCCAAACCCGACAACCCGGAGCTGGTCGAGGCGCACCGCCGCGGCATCCCGGTCTTCCTCCGCGCCGAGATGGTCGCCCGGCTGCTCGAAGGCAAGCGGCTCGTGGCCGTCGCGGGCTCCCACGGCAAAACCACGACATCGTCGCTCATCGCCTTTATCCTCGCCCGCGCCGGCCGCCAGCCCATGTACCTCCTTGGCGGCGAATGCCCCGACCTCGGCGGTCACGCCGCGTGGGGCGCCGGCGACATCGCCGTCGTCGAAGCCGACGAGTACCGGCGCGCCTTCCTCGAATACACGCCCGACATCGCCGTCGTCACCACCGTCGAGCCCGACCATCTCGACGACTTCGGTACGCCCGAGGCCTACGTCGAAGCCTTCCTCGCCTTCGGCCGGCGGGTCAGGCCGGGCGGCCTCCTCCTCGCCTGTGCCGATGACCCCGGCGCCCGCCTCGTGAGCGACGTCCTGGGCGATGAACCGCTCCGCCACGAAACCTACGGCACCGAAGGAACCCGCTACTGGCGCGCGGCCGCTATCGAACTCGGCCCGGCCGGCGGGCGCTTTACCCTCGAACGCGGCGGCAGGCCCATCGGCACGTTCGAGGTCCGCGTCCCGGGCATCCACTTCGTCCGCAACGCCACCGCTGCCGCCGCCGTCGCCCTCCACCTCGGCGTCCCCTTCGACGCCGTCCGCGAGGCCGTGGCCGCGTTCCGCGGCGCCCGCCGCCGCTTCGAACCCGTCGGCGAGGCCAGCGGCATCACCGTGATGGACGACTACGCCCACCACCCCACCGAAGTGCGCGCACTCATCGCCACCGCGCGCGCCGCCTTCCCCGGCCGGCGCCTCATCGGCATCTACCAGCCGCACACCTACAGCCGCATCGCCTACCTCTGGGACGAGTGGCTGACCTGCTTCGCCGGGCTCGATGCGCTGGTCGTGGTCGAAACCTACGCCGCCCGCGAGTCCCCCGAGGCCGGGCGTTCCGCCGCCGACCTCGCCGCCGCCATCGCGGAGCCGCCCGCGCGCTACGCCGCCGATTTCGATGCTGCCGTCCGCCTCGCCCTTGAAACCGCCCGGCCCGGCGATGTCGTCTTCACCATCGGCGCCGGCGACGTCAACGAAGTCGGGCCGCGGCTGCTGGAGGCCCTCCAATGA
- a CDS encoding UDP-N-acetylglucosamine--N-acetylmuramyl-(pentapeptide) pyrophosphoryl-undecaprenol N-acetylglucosamine transferase — MTTIVLTGGGTGGHLYPAIAVAGALRAMESPPRLVFLGPANRGERATVEAAGLEFHEVPAAPIRGRTPVGLVRSLATLTRGTLAALQRLRRLRADAVFSTGGYGSFPVSLAAWLLRRPLVVFLPDVAPGLAVRAERRFATRLATTTPAALSHLPAGRTAVTGYPVRPEFFILDRAAARSAVDVPLAEPLVVVAGASQGSRVLNDAVLAALEAVLHRAHLIHVTGQAGLEMAERARAALPPHLAGRYRPAAFRPDLPAVMLAADLGVVRAGASILGELPAAGLPAILVPGTFAGAHQRENARWLADQGAAVILEESDLGALGGRIAELLDDPARLEAMRAAARALARPSAAADIARLVMEVAR, encoded by the coding sequence GTGACGACGATCGTCCTCACCGGCGGTGGCACCGGCGGCCACCTCTACCCCGCCATCGCGGTGGCCGGCGCGCTCCGGGCCATGGAGTCCCCGCCCCGCCTCGTCTTCCTCGGCCCGGCCAATCGCGGCGAACGCGCCACCGTCGAGGCGGCCGGCCTCGAATTCCATGAGGTGCCCGCCGCGCCCATCCGCGGGCGAACCCCCGTCGGCCTCGTCCGCAGCCTTGCAACGCTCACCCGTGGGACCCTGGCGGCGCTCCAGCGCCTCCGCCGGCTTCGCGCAGATGCCGTCTTCAGCACCGGCGGCTATGGGAGCTTCCCCGTCAGCCTCGCCGCCTGGCTCCTCAGGCGGCCGCTGGTGGTGTTCCTCCCCGACGTCGCGCCCGGCCTCGCGGTCCGCGCGGAACGCCGCTTTGCGACCCGGCTCGCGACCACCACGCCCGCCGCCCTGTCCCACCTGCCGGCCGGCAGGACCGCCGTGACCGGCTACCCGGTCCGGCCCGAGTTCTTCATCCTCGACCGGGCTGCCGCTCGCTCCGCCGTCGACGTCCCCCTCGCCGAGCCCCTCGTGGTCGTCGCCGGCGCGTCGCAGGGCTCTCGCGTCCTGAACGACGCGGTCCTCGCCGCGCTCGAGGCGGTGCTGCACCGCGCCCACCTCATCCATGTCACCGGCCAGGCCGGCCTCGAAATGGCGGAGCGGGCCCGCGCCGCGCTCCCGCCCCACCTCGCCGGCCGGTACCGGCCCGCGGCCTTCCGCCCCGACCTCCCGGCCGTCATGCTCGCCGCCGACCTCGGGGTCGTCCGCGCCGGCGCATCAATCCTCGGCGAGCTCCCCGCGGCCGGCCTCCCGGCCATCCTCGTGCCCGGCACCTTCGCCGGCGCCCACCAGCGCGAGAACGCCCGCTGGCTTGCCGACCAGGGCGCCGCCGTCATCCTCGAAGAGTCGGACCTCGGCGCCCTCGGCGGCCGCATCGCCGAACTCCTCGACGACCCGGCCCGCCTCGAGGCGATGCGTGCCGCAGCCCGCGCCCTCGCCCGGCCCTCGGCCGCCGCCGATATCGCCCGCCTGGTCATGGAGGTTGCCCGGTGA
- the ftsW gene encoding putative lipid II flippase FtsW — MAARTGEWNPGRPDYLLVAVVALLTAFGLVAVYSASFVRSLVDFGDPYSFVLRQGIWAFGGAIGMFVMARLDYRRLRPLAVPLMGVTIALLVVVIVMGVEGGGARRWIGVGELTLQPAEFAKLTVTIYLAAWLASRGGSLRSFEHGLVPFVLIIGTVSALILLQPNLGTTLIILAITVTMFWVAGATFLQMLSLFGSGLVAITVLALGAGYRAERITAFLHAEKDPDGIGFQTLQALIAIGNGGVTGLGLGASRAKFFYLPESHTDGIFAIIGEELGLLAGLSLLLLYILLMIRGYQVARRARDEFGQLVATGITTWVAVQAFLNIGGILRVIPLTGVPLPFVSYGSNALAALLLAMGVLVSISRYGNDRGGYLDQHPVDRRPRGAIIRREQEP; from the coding sequence ATAGCTGCCCGCACTGGTGAATGGAACCCCGGCCGCCCGGACTACCTCCTCGTCGCCGTCGTCGCCCTGCTGACGGCCTTCGGGCTCGTCGCTGTCTACAGCGCGTCGTTCGTCCGCAGCCTCGTCGATTTCGGCGACCCGTACTCCTTCGTGCTCCGCCAGGGGATCTGGGCGTTCGGCGGCGCCATCGGCATGTTCGTCATGGCCCGGCTCGATTATCGCCGCCTCCGGCCGCTCGCCGTGCCGCTCATGGGCGTGACCATCGCCCTCCTCGTCGTCGTTATCGTCATGGGCGTCGAGGGCGGCGGCGCGCGCCGCTGGATCGGCGTCGGCGAACTCACCCTCCAGCCGGCCGAATTCGCCAAGCTGACGGTCACCATCTACCTTGCGGCCTGGCTCGCCTCCCGCGGAGGCAGCCTCCGGAGCTTCGAACACGGTCTCGTGCCGTTTGTCCTCATCATCGGCACCGTCAGCGCCCTCATCCTCCTCCAGCCGAACCTCGGCACCACCCTCATCATCCTCGCCATCACCGTCACCATGTTCTGGGTCGCTGGCGCGACCTTCCTCCAGATGCTTTCGCTCTTCGGCAGCGGCCTCGTTGCCATCACCGTGCTCGCCCTCGGCGCCGGCTACCGGGCAGAGCGCATAACCGCCTTCCTCCACGCCGAAAAAGACCCCGACGGCATCGGCTTCCAGACACTCCAGGCGCTCATCGCCATCGGGAACGGCGGCGTCACCGGCCTCGGGCTCGGCGCCAGCCGTGCCAAGTTCTTCTACCTCCCCGAAAGCCACACCGACGGCATCTTCGCCATCATCGGCGAGGAGCTCGGCCTCCTCGCCGGCCTCTCGCTCCTCCTCCTCTACATCCTCCTGATGATCCGCGGCTACCAGGTGGCCCGCCGCGCCCGCGACGAATTCGGCCAGCTCGTCGCGACCGGCATCACCACCTGGGTCGCGGTCCAGGCCTTCCTCAACATCGGCGGCATCCTCCGCGTCATCCCGCTCACTGGCGTTCCCCTCCCGTTCGTCAGCTACGGGAGCAACGCGCTCGCCGCCCTTCTTCTCGCCATGGGGGTGCTCGTCAGCATCTCCCGCTACGGCAACGACCGCGGCGGCTACCTCGACCAGCACCCCGTCGATCGCCGGCCCCGCGGCGCCATCATCCGCAGGGAGCAGGAGCCGTGA
- the murD gene encoding UDP-N-acetylmuramoyl-L-alanine--D-glutamate ligase, whose product MTAPAGTSLPPLQGLPVLIYSLGIEGRDLARWLVVHGARVTISDTRSEAELAAAGAAPPEGVERVVTGQPLLDPAGFGLVAVSQSILRYNPALARARELGIPITSQMRLFLQLCPGRTIGITGSSGKSTTTALVGAMAREAGIEFVLGGNIGEPLLARLDEIRPSTTVILEISHTQLQYTDRSPHIAAVTNVTPNHLDQFSWDEYVGLKRNHIAHQSRDDIAVLNQDNAVTRAFMASVRGRLVATSIEAPLQLDGAFIEGGEIVFRRGSRVTPVVPVAEVRLRGRHNLANAVMACAIAAEAGWPVTAMARAIRTFAGVPHRLEVVGRAGGATWVNDSIATSPERTVAGLRAFDEPVVLLLGGRDKHLPLDVLQEAAALRCRAVVCFGEAGPLFHAALAGRVETALLVDALEDAVQAAAGLARPGDVILLSPAGTSFDRYSNFEARGEHFRQLVRQLPGFTPEVSP is encoded by the coding sequence ATGACCGCGCCCGCCGGCACCTCGCTCCCGCCCCTCCAGGGCCTGCCCGTCCTCATCTACTCCCTCGGCATCGAGGGCCGCGACCTGGCCCGCTGGCTTGTCGTGCACGGCGCACGGGTTACCATCTCCGACACCCGCAGCGAAGCCGAGCTGGCCGCCGCGGGTGCTGCTCCGCCAGAGGGCGTCGAACGGGTCGTCACCGGGCAGCCGCTCCTCGACCCTGCAGGCTTTGGGCTCGTCGCCGTCTCCCAGTCCATCCTCCGCTACAACCCGGCGCTCGCCCGGGCGCGCGAACTCGGCATCCCCATCACCTCGCAGATGCGCCTCTTCCTGCAGCTCTGCCCGGGGCGCACCATCGGCATCACCGGGTCGAGCGGTAAGTCGACCACGACGGCGCTCGTCGGCGCCATGGCCCGCGAAGCCGGCATCGAGTTCGTCCTCGGTGGCAACATCGGCGAGCCGCTCCTCGCGCGCCTCGACGAAATCCGGCCATCCACCACGGTCATCCTCGAGATCAGCCACACGCAGCTCCAGTACACCGACCGTTCGCCGCACATCGCCGCTGTCACGAACGTCACCCCCAACCACCTCGACCAGTTCTCCTGGGACGAGTACGTCGGCCTCAAGCGCAACCACATCGCCCACCAGTCCCGCGACGACATTGCCGTGCTCAACCAGGACAACGCCGTCACCCGCGCGTTCATGGCCTCCGTCCGCGGCCGGCTCGTCGCTACCTCGATCGAGGCGCCCCTCCAGCTCGACGGCGCCTTCATCGAGGGCGGCGAAATCGTTTTCAGGCGTGGCTCGCGGGTCACGCCGGTCGTACCGGTCGCCGAGGTCCGCCTCCGCGGCCGGCACAACCTCGCCAACGCCGTGATGGCCTGCGCAATAGCCGCCGAAGCCGGCTGGCCCGTCACCGCAATGGCCCGCGCCATCCGCACCTTCGCCGGCGTGCCCCATCGCCTCGAAGTCGTCGGTCGCGCTGGCGGCGCAACCTGGGTTAACGACTCCATCGCCACGAGCCCCGAGCGGACCGTTGCCGGCCTCCGCGCCTTCGACGAGCCCGTCGTCCTCCTCCTCGGCGGGCGCGACAAGCATCTCCCGCTCGACGTGCTCCAGGAGGCCGCCGCCCTGCGCTGCCGGGCCGTCGTCTGCTTCGGCGAGGCAGGGCCCCTCTTCCACGCCGCCCTCGCCGGCCGGGTGGAAACGGCCCTCCTGGTCGACGCGCTCGAGGATGCCGTCCAGGCGGCGGCCGGGCTCGCCCGTCCGGGCGATGTCATCCTCCTCTCGCCGGCCGGCACCAGCTTCGACCGCTACTCCAACTTCGAAGCCCGGGGCGAACACTTCCGCCAGCTGGTCCGCCAGCTCCCGGGCTTCACGCCGGAGGTGTCGCCATAG